From a region of the Arachis ipaensis cultivar K30076 chromosome B09, Araip1.1, whole genome shotgun sequence genome:
- the LOC107617531 gene encoding amino-acid permease BAT1, whose translation MINNDLHTYIHNENLVKDSQNINSWSFYQSQNHTITLTIHLLPCCLLNLFNQALSWWSLVFNMTLQTHVVVDASSSLDSGHARLHELGYKQELKRDLSAISNFAFSFSIISILTGVTTLYNTGLNYGGPFSMVYGWLIAGFFTMFVALSMAEICSAYPTSGGLYYWSAKLAGPNWAPFASWITGWFNIIGQWAVTTSVDFSLAQLIQVIVLLSTGGKNGGGYEASKYVVIAIHGGILLLHGILNTLPISVLSFFGQFASIWNAIGVFVLMILIPIVATQRASVKFVFTHFNTDNGAGISSSPYIFLVGLLMAQYSLSGYDASAHMTEETKEADKNGPKGIISAVGISIVLGFCYILGITFAVTNIPYLLSTDNDAGGYAIAQIFYMAFKDRYGHSIGGIICLIIVAVAIFFCGMSSVTSNSRMAYAFSRDEAMPLSSLWRKVNKQEVPINAVWLSVFISFCMALTSLGSMVAFQAMVSIATIGLYIAYALPIFFRVTLAAKYFDPGPFNLGPFGLIVGWVAVLWVVTISVLFSLPVSYPITIETLNYTPVAIGCLIIIIVSYWIISGRRWFTGPISNIKN comes from the exons ATGATTAACAATGacttacatacatacatacataatgaaaatttggtcAAAGACTCGCAAAATATCAACTCATGGAGTTTTTATCAATCACAAAACCATACTATAACTTTGACTATTCATTTGCTTCCGTGTTGCTTGCTTAATTTGTTCAACCAAGCTCTTAGCTGGTGGAGTCTTGTATTCAACATGACACTCCAAACTCATGTGGTGGTCGACGCTTCTTCTTCTCTTGATTCAGGCCATGCACGTCTTCATGAACTCGGTTACAAGCAAGAGCTCAAGCGTGATCTTTC GGCTATCTCAAATTTTGCATTCTCGTTTTCTATTATATCGATCCTGACCGGAGTAACCACACTTTACAACACTGGCTTGAACTATGGTGGACCTTTTTCAATGGTCTACGGGTGGCTTATTGCTGGTTTTTTCACCATGTTTGTTGCTTTATCAATGGCTGAGATTTGTTCAGCTTATCCAACTTCTGGTGGTCTCTACTATTGGAGTGCTAAGCTTGCTGGCCCAAATTGGGCACCTTTTGCTTCTTGGATCACTGGCTG GTTTAATATTATTGGTCAG TGGGCAGTGACAACAAGTGTAGATTTCTCATTAGCACAACTGATTCAGGTCATTGTTCTGCTTAGCACTGGTGGAAAAAATGGAGGTGGATATGAAGCATCTAAATATGTAGTTATTGCTATTCATGGTGGAATTTTGCTCCTCCACGGTATATTGAACACCCTTCCTATCTCAGTGCTATCATTCTTTGGACAATTTGCTTCTATTTGGAATGCAATAG GTGTTTTTGTGCTTATGATTCTGATTCCGATTGTTGCGACCCAAAGGGCTAGTGTTAAGTTTGTTTTCACTCATTTCAATACTGATAATGGTGCCGGAATCAGTAGCAGTCCCTACATATTTCTGGTGGGACTTCTTATGGCTCAGTATTCTCTATCTGGATATGATGCATCAGCTCATATG ACAGAAGAGACCAAAGAAGCTGATAAAAATGGACCAAAAGGAATTATCAGTGCTGTGGGAATATCTATTGTTCTTGGATTCTGCTACATATTAGGAATTACCTTTGCAGTTACTAACATCCCTTACCTGTTAAGTACAGACAATGATGCTGGTGGATATGCCATTGCTCAAATATTTTATATGGCATTCAAGGACAGATATGGTCATAGTATTGGAGGGATTATCTGCTTGATCATTGTTGCTGTAGCTATATTTTTTTGTGGTATGAGTTCAGTGACTAGCAACTCAAG GATGGCTTATGCTTTCTCAAGAGATGAGGCCATGCCATTGTCTTCCTTGTGGCGAAAGGTTAACAAGCAAGAGGTCCCTATCAATGCAGTTTGGCTTTCTGTTTTTATATCATTCTGTATGGCACTGACG TCTCTTGGGAGCATGGTGGCATTTCAGGCCATGGTGTCCATAGCAACAATTGGTCTCTACATAGCATATGCACTTCCAATATTCTTCAGGGTGACACTTGCAGCAAAGTACTTTGATCCTGGGCCTTTCAATTTGGGCCCTTTTGGGCTCATTGTGGGCTGGGTTGCAGTTCTTTGGGTTGTCACAATCTCAGTACTTTTCTCACTGCCTGTTTCTTATCCAATAACCATTGAGACACTTAACTATACCCCTGTTGCTATTGGatgtttgattattattattgtttcttATTGGATCATTAGTGGTCGCCGTTGGTTCACAGGACCAATATCCAATataaaaaactaa
- the LOC107617530 gene encoding amino-acid permease BAT1 homolog codes for MTLPSHVAPDNGGGGSVPLDSGHARLQELGYKQELKRDLSAISNFAFSFAIISILTGVTTLYNNGLNYGGPVSLVYGWLIAGAFTMFVALSMAEICSSYPTSGGLYYWSAKLAGPSWAPFASWITGWFNIAGQWAVTTSVDFSLAQLIQVIVLLSTGGKNGGGYEASKYVVIAIHGGILLLHGIINSLPISLLSFLGQLAAFWNILGVFVLMILIPTVATERASAKFVFTHFNADNGAGISSKPYIFLLGLLMAQYTLTGYDASAHMTEETKNADENGPKGIITAVAISIIVGFGYILGITFAVTNIPYLLSEDNDAGGYAIAQIFYMAFKKRYGHGFGGIMCLVIIAIAIFFCGMSSVTSNSRMTYAFSRDGAMPFSSLWHKVNKQDVPINAVWLSVVIAFCMALTSLGSLVAFEAMVSIATIGLYIAYALPIFFRVTLAAKYFVPGPFNLGRFGLVVGWVAVLWVLTISVLFSLPVSYPITIKTLNYTPVAVGCLLILVVSYWIISGRHWFKGPVTNLKY; via the exons ATGACACTCCCGTCACACGTGGCTCCCGATAATGGCGGAGGCGGTAGTGTTCCGCTTGATTCTGGACATGCCCGTCTTCAAGAGCTCGGTTACAAGCAAGAGCTCAAGCGTGACCTCTC GGCGATTTCGAATTTTGCATTCTCGTTTGCAATTATATCGATTCTAACTGGAGTAACCACACTTTACAACAATGGCTTGAACTATGGTGGACCTGTTTCATTGGTCTACGGGTGGCTTATTGCTGGTGCTTTCACCATGTTTGTTGCTCTATCAATGGCTGAGATTTGTTCATCGTATCCAACTTCTGGTGGTCTCTACTATTGGAGTGCTAAGCTTGCTGGTCCATCATGGGCACCCTTTGCTTCTTGGATCACTGGTTG GTTCAATATTGCTGGTCAGTGGGCAGTGACAACAAGCGTAGATTTCTCACTAGCACAACTGATTCAGGTTATTGTACTCCTTAGTACTGGTGGCAAAAATGGTGGAGGATATGAAGCATCTAAATATGTAGTTATTGCTATCCATGGGGGAATTTTGCTCCTCCATGGCATCATAAACAGCCTTCCTATCTCATTATTATCATTCTTGGGACAATTGGCCGCTTTCTGGAATATTTTAG GTGTTTTTGTGCTTATGATTCTGATTCCAACTGTTGCAACGGAAAGAGCTAGTGCCAAGTTTGTTTTCACTCATTTCAATGCTGATAATGGTGCTGGAATCAGTAGCAAACCCTATATATTTTTGCTGGGACTTCTGATGGCTCAATATACACTAACTGGATATGATGCATCAGCTCATATG ACAGAGGAAACCAAAAATGCTGATGAAAATGGACCAAAAGGAATTATCACAGCTGTTGCAATATCCATTATTGTTGGATTCGGTTACATACTAGGAATTACCTTTGCAGTTACTAACATCCCTTACCTGTTGAGTGAAGACAATGATGCTGGTGGATATGCCATTGCTCAAATATTTTATATGGCATTCAAGAAAAGATATGGCCATGGATTTGGGGGTATTATGTGCTTGGTGATTATTGCTATTGCCATATTTTTCTGTGGTATGAGTTCAGTTACCAGCAACTCAag GATGACTTATGCTTTCTCAAGAGATGGAGCCATGCCATTTTCATCATTGTGGCATAAAGTTAATAAGCAGGATGTCCCTATAAATGCAGTTTGGCTTTCTGTTGTTATAGCATTTTGCATGGCCCTAACG TCTTTGGGGAGTTTGGTAGCATTTGAGGCCATGGTGTCCATAGCAACAATTGGTCTCTACATAGCATATGCACTCCCAATATTCTTCAGGGTGACACTGGCAGCAAAGTACTTTGTGCCTGGGCCTTTCAATTTGGGCCGTTTTGGGCTCGTTGTGGGCTGGGTTGCAGTTCTATGGGTTTTGACAATCTCAGTACTCTTCTCACTGCCTGTTTCCTACCCAATAACCATAAAGACACTTAACTACACACCTGTGGCCGTTGGATGTTTGCTAATTTTAGTAGTTTCTTATTGGATAATCAGTGGTAGGCATTGGTTTAAAGGCCCTGTAACCAACCTCAAATACTAA